The sequence TTTCTAATAGGATACAGTGCTGTGTTGGCATTGCAGGATATAAATACAAACGGATATACATCTGCCTATGTCGATACGGGGATCAGTATCATTTCGGGAAATGAAGAGGGAAATGAATCAGGTGAGTAGACTCCGCACAAGCAATTCCCTCAAGGCAAAATTGCTCTATTATTTTGTTTTCTCCATGTCTTTCACCGTGATCTCTTTCGGCATAATTCTCACCTTGTCTCTCTCTCTGCAGGATATAGCCGATGAGCGCTTTGAAGATGAGCAATCCCTTCACATTCTGCAGGTACAGCTGGATGAAATACAGGAACCAATCGAAAGTTATCTCGGTTTTTATTCTTCTTCATCCCTGGCTCAGCTCCTCTATGCTTCGGAAACAATTAAAGATACTCTTCCCGATAAACGGGTTATCATCGATGATGAATCAGAATTATTGAAAAGGGATATCTACTTTCTCATAGATTCCTATCTGCTTCAGGTGAATCAGCTTATTGAAATGAAGCGGGGCAGGAATGTTCCGGGATACACACAGGGCTTTGAAGATCTGTCCATCCTCTACAATTATATCACCGATAAAATCAACGAAGTCAGTCTGAAGGGTTTTAGAAGTCAATTGGGCGAATACCGGAGTTTTCTCGAACTGTTCCGGGCAATCCAGATGTATAGTCTCATTCTCATCGTGCTTATTATGGCATTTGCCTTCTCCTTACTTATGAAAAATGTGAATACCATCTCATTTCCCATTCATCAACTCTCGCTGATGGCAGGGAAAATCTCCGATGGGGATTTTGATATGGAGGATGTCCAGTTTGACTCGGTTGATGAAATCAATCATGTAGCATCAGCTTTTAATGAAATGAAAAATAGCATCAGCCACTATATTAACGAATTGAAAAAGCAGAAAGATATCGAGCAGCAGATCATGACTGAGAGAGTCCGGAACCTCAATATGGAGCAGCTTCTCAAGAGAATGGAACTATACACAATGCAGGCTCAAATGAATCCACATTTTCTCTTTAATACCATTAATACAGGGGTTCAGCTCGCCATTGTTGAAGAGGCAGAGAAAACAGCAGACTTTATGGAAAATCTAGCTGCACTTTTCCGATATAACATTAGGGAAAAGAAGTTCTTTGTTCCATTGCGTCATGAATACGATGGGTTAATGTCCTATTTTAATATTCTGAAAATCCGTTTCCCCAAAACCCTTCGCCTCGAATTGGATATCAACGAGGAACTGCTTGATGATTTCACTTGTCCCGCTATGGCGTTGCAGCCAATCGTAGAAAACTCGGTTCTACACGCCTTTAAAAACAAAGAGGGAATAGGTACTGTCTCTGTTTCTATTGAATACAATCACCCGATTTTACGGATTTCTGTAAAAGATGACGGAATTGGAATTCCGGAAAAAACTGTAAAAGCTCTTTTGACACCCCATACTCATGACTATCAGCTCAGCTCAAAAGTGATGGGACTGGAGAATGTCATACAGCGCTGTTATTTCTTCTACCCTGAAGTCGAAAATGTTGTGGAAATCCACAGTGAAATTGGCAGAGGTACAGACATTATCATCAATATCAACACAGAGGTGGAACCATGTATAGGGTTATGATTGTAGATGATGAAGAACCTGTATTGGACAGCTTCAGTTTTATCTTGACAAAATATGTCAATGATTTTTCACTATGCGGTAAAGCCAGATCAGGAACAGAAGCCATTAAGGAAATTAAAGAAAAAAACCCAGATGTGGTTTTTATGGATATACAAATGCCGGGGATGGACGGCATTGAGACAATTCGTCAACTCAGGCCTCTATTTCCCCATATCATTTTTATTCTGGCTACGGCTTATGAACGCTTTGATATTGCTCAGAAAGCTATTCAACTAGGTGTATTCTCATACCTTGTAAAGCCCGTATCGAAAAACAAAATCCTCGAAGAACTGGACAAAGTTAAAAAGAATCTCGACAAGAGAAAAAAGGAAAGCGATAACCTCCTCGAGGAGGAACAGTTTCTCAAAAGAACCAGAAATGAAAATTTGAATAATTTTTTAACAAGTCTTATTTGGAAAAACCCTGATGAAAGTTCATGGAATGATTTCTGCCATCTCTTTTCCATAAATTGCGAAAGAGCAGCCATCTCTCTCATTGGGGGGCTTTCATCAGTTTCAGAGGAGATTCGAAGAGATCTTTATGGAAATCTTGTTCAAAAAATTCAGTATAAATACAATTGCCTCTCCTCAGAACTGGGCGATAAATTGATTCTCTTTTTTCCTGAAGAGAGGGAGATGAAGGATCTTGATAAGCAATTGAGACTCATTATCAATGAAGTAAATAAAGTCAATTTAGTCCTGGGCCTGGGTGGCTCCTATCATTTTTCTGAAATCACAAAATCTGTTTCTGAAGCCTTCCGGCCTTTTTCCGATTCAGACGAAAGTGAGAACAAAAGAAACAGAGAACAACGAAAAATATTCTCTGTTTTCAAAGGGATTCTTTGTAATGACAGAAATAAAGGTGAAGAGTTATTTAAGAATTTCTGGGTTGAAAAATTCAAACAAGACGAGTTCGGTGTTGCCAAAGGGAAAATGGTAGCTCTTTTTACCCTTCTTCTACATGATACAGAGAATCACATACTTATCAGGAGTAATTTTAATATTGATCCCGCCGAGGAGATCATGCCCCTTAAAACGATGGATGAGTGGGAGCTTTGGGCGGTATCGGCCATGACCGAGCTCTTTAATCTCCTGGATCTGCAGAAGAGCCAGACATATCCAAAACCATTAAAAAAAGCGCTTGCCTATATTGCAGAGAACTACAGTCACCAGCTTCAGCTGACGTCTGTGGCCGAAGAGTGTTCAGTAACGGGCAGCTATTTGAGTCGTTTATTTTCTGAACATATGGATACAAAATTCATCGATTACATTAACAGATACAGAGTTGATCAGGCTGTTCTCCTGCTGAGAGATGAAAATATTTCCATTAAAGAAGCATCATTTATGGTGGGATATCAGAATCCGAATTATTTCAGCAGGATATTTCGTAAAATAATGGGTATTTCTCCATCTGATCTTGGTAAAAGGAGCACTGTATAATGCTGCAAAGAATTACTATCATTTTCCTGTCTGTTATTTTGTTTCTCTCCTGTTCTGAAAAAGATGATTCTGAAAAAGAAATAATCCGAATTGGATTTTCTGCAGCATCCGAGACATTTCTTCTTGAGAGATGGGACCGTGATATTAAGATTTTCATGCATACGGCCCGGGAGCTCGGAGCGGAAGTTATATTCGCCAAGTCTCCGGGAAATGCCCTTGATCAGATCCCTCAGATTCAGTATCTGCTTAAGCAGGATATTGATGTGCTCGTTGTCATTCCTCAGGACAAAGTCCTTCTCGGAGGCGTTGTTCAGAAGACCATGGATCGGGGAATTCCTGTTCTTTCTTACGACCGGCCAATTATGGATGTCCCTATTACCGGGTACGTCTCTTTTGACAATCATGAAGTGGGCAGGCTACTTTCATCGGCTCTTATCTCTCGTGTCCCTGTGGGTAACTATATTATTGTCAACGGATCCATACACGATAACAACAGTTTCCAGGTAAACAATGGAGTTCACGAAATCCTCGATCCATTTATAGAGAAAGGCGATATAAAAGTAATTGATGAAATATGGCTTGAGCTCTGGAGTTATGATGAAGCTCTTGTTGAAATCGGAAAAGTTCTCGATCGGACCGAAGATATACAGGCTATCTCAGCAGCCAATGACCTCATAGCCCAGGCTGCGGTCAGACTTCTTTCGGAGAGACAGTTGGCGGGAAAAGTTGCCGTTGTCGGGCAGGATGCTGATTTAGTGTCCTGTCAGAGTATTGTTGAAGGAACCCAACTGATGACTGTGTACAAACCTATTCAAAAAATGGCAGCGCGAGCGGCGGGGCTTGCTGTTTCCATGGCAAAAAACGATATGCCTGAACCCGATAGATATATCGATAATAATAGTAGTAAAGAGATTCCCTTCTATGTAGATACACCTATCCCCGTTTATAGAGAGAATCTTGACTCGACTGTTATCAGTGACGGGTTTCATTCGCGAGAAGATGTTTACCGAAACGCTACAGGACAAAACTAACCACAAATCTGTGCTATCCCTTGATTGAAAAATCTCCTCATATCAAAAATGATCTATCCATATCATGATAATCCTGTATCAGGTTTTAAAATTCCAATATAACATTAAAAAATAGTTATTTTTTAAAGCAATTTATGAAGTCGATTTTTATTCTGGAACAAAAGAATATAAAGAGAAAAATAAGTTTAGAGGTGTTTTTTTGGAAGACAATATAATGTTAAGAATGAAATCAATTACAAAGTCATTCCCCGGTGTAAAAGCACTTGATGAAGTAGATATATTAGTTGAAAAAGGAGAAATCCATTTTATAGTTGGTGAAAATGGAGCCGGAAAATCAACATTAATGAAAGTATTGAGTGGTATCTATCCCTATGGTGATTATGATGGAGATATTATATTTGATGGAAAAATAAAGCATTTTCACGGAATCAAAGATTCGG comes from Oceanispirochaeta sp. M1 and encodes:
- a CDS encoding sensor histidine kinase, with protein sequence MSRLRTSNSLKAKLLYYFVFSMSFTVISFGIILTLSLSLQDIADERFEDEQSLHILQVQLDEIQEPIESYLGFYSSSSLAQLLYASETIKDTLPDKRVIIDDESELLKRDIYFLIDSYLLQVNQLIEMKRGRNVPGYTQGFEDLSILYNYITDKINEVSLKGFRSQLGEYRSFLELFRAIQMYSLILIVLIMAFAFSLLMKNVNTISFPIHQLSLMAGKISDGDFDMEDVQFDSVDEINHVASAFNEMKNSISHYINELKKQKDIEQQIMTERVRNLNMEQLLKRMELYTMQAQMNPHFLFNTINTGVQLAIVEEAEKTADFMENLAALFRYNIREKKFFVPLRHEYDGLMSYFNILKIRFPKTLRLELDINEELLDDFTCPAMALQPIVENSVLHAFKNKEGIGTVSVSIEYNHPILRISVKDDGIGIPEKTVKALLTPHTHDYQLSSKVMGLENVIQRCYFFYPEVENVVEIHSEIGRGTDIIININTEVEPCIGL
- a CDS encoding response regulator, which codes for MYRVMIVDDEEPVLDSFSFILTKYVNDFSLCGKARSGTEAIKEIKEKNPDVVFMDIQMPGMDGIETIRQLRPLFPHIIFILATAYERFDIAQKAIQLGVFSYLVKPVSKNKILEELDKVKKNLDKRKKESDNLLEEEQFLKRTRNENLNNFLTSLIWKNPDESSWNDFCHLFSINCERAAISLIGGLSSVSEEIRRDLYGNLVQKIQYKYNCLSSELGDKLILFFPEEREMKDLDKQLRLIINEVNKVNLVLGLGGSYHFSEITKSVSEAFRPFSDSDESENKRNREQRKIFSVFKGILCNDRNKGEELFKNFWVEKFKQDEFGVAKGKMVALFTLLLHDTENHILIRSNFNIDPAEEIMPLKTMDEWELWAVSAMTELFNLLDLQKSQTYPKPLKKALAYIAENYSHQLQLTSVAEECSVTGSYLSRLFSEHMDTKFIDYINRYRVDQAVLLLRDENISIKEASFMVGYQNPNYFSRIFRKIMGISPSDLGKRSTV
- a CDS encoding substrate-binding domain-containing protein; amino-acid sequence: MLQRITIIFLSVILFLSCSEKDDSEKEIIRIGFSAASETFLLERWDRDIKIFMHTARELGAEVIFAKSPGNALDQIPQIQYLLKQDIDVLVVIPQDKVLLGGVVQKTMDRGIPVLSYDRPIMDVPITGYVSFDNHEVGRLLSSALISRVPVGNYIIVNGSIHDNNSFQVNNGVHEILDPFIEKGDIKVIDEIWLELWSYDEALVEIGKVLDRTEDIQAISAANDLIAQAAVRLLSERQLAGKVAVVGQDADLVSCQSIVEGTQLMTVYKPIQKMAARAAGLAVSMAKNDMPEPDRYIDNNSSKEIPFYVDTPIPVYRENLDSTVISDGFHSREDVYRNATGQN